A DNA window from Pseudorasbora parva isolate DD20220531a chromosome 5, ASM2467924v1, whole genome shotgun sequence contains the following coding sequences:
- the LOC137076071 gene encoding NAD(P)H dehydrogenase [quinone] 1-like: MAAKTVLIVYAHQSAGSFNAAAKDAAVDVLKKQGCNVFVSDLYEMKFKATATEEDITGEVKDPKHFCYGKETMLAWQEGRLASDIVEEHKKLKEADIVIFQFPMYWFSVPAIMKGWMDRILTLGFAYTLEKRYSEGIFREKKAMLSFTTGSNETMFSSNGINGDMNVTLWPVQNGVLNYCGFQVLAPQIFWAPMHLSSEARDGLLEGWRTRLQGLLSEAPLTFPPIDSFDESKGFRLKPEVQEKQADSPFGLTVGHHLEKPLPPHSQMKAGV; encoded by the exons ATGG ccgCGAAGACAGTTTTGATCGTGTACGCGCACCAGAGTGCTGGATCTTTCAATGCGGCCGCTAAAGATGCTGCCGTTGATGTGCTGAAGAAACAAGGCTGTAATGTGTTTGTGTCTGACCTGTATGAAATGAAATTCAAGGCCACAGCAACCGAGGAGGATATTACTG GAGAAGTGAAGGACCCAAAACATTTCTGCTATGGAAAGGAGACCATGCTGGCTTGGCAGGAGGGACGACTAGCTTCTGACATCGTAGAGGAGCACAAGAAACTAAAAGAAGCagatattgttatttttcag TTTCCCATGTACTGGTTCTCTGTACCTGCCATCATGAAAGGCTGGATGGATCGCATTCTTACCCTTGGTTTTGCATACACCTTGGAAAAGCGCTACAGTGAGGGCATCTTCAGG GAAAAGAAAGCCATGTTGTCCTTCACCACTGGTTCCAATGAGACTATGTTCAGCTCTAATGGGATTAATGGAGATATGAATGTTACTCTGTGGCCAGTTCAG AATggtgtcctcaactactgtggATTCCAGGTCCTTGCACCACAGATCTTCTGGGCACCCATGCATCTCTCCTCTGAGGCCCGTGATGGCCTGTTGGAAGGCTGGCGTACTCGTCTTCAAGGTCTCTTAAGTGAAGCACCGCTCACCTTTCCACCCATAGACAGTTTTGATGAGAGCAAAGGCTTTCGGCTGAAGCCTGAAGTCCAGGAGAAGCAGGCTGATTCCCCCTTTGGGCTCACTGTGGGTCACCACCTGGAGAAACCTCTGCCACCGCACAGCCAGATGAAAGCTGGGGTGTGA